The Methanoculleus thermophilus genome includes a window with the following:
- a CDS encoding winged helix-turn-helix transcriptional regulator produces the protein MQDECTVNQTVTYLGKKWMLLIILELYKGDNYTRRFTEIKERLPGITAKVLSARLKELEEEGLVERRVEARSFPVKTEYTLTASGLELVGVIREIKRWALRWKIENRACGAQDCRDCVL, from the coding sequence ATGCAGGACGAGTGTACGGTCAATCAGACCGTTACATATCTAGGAAAAAAGTGGATGCTCCTGATCATCCTCGAACTCTACAAGGGAGACAACTACACCCGGCGGTTCACCGAGATAAAGGAGCGGCTCCCGGGGATCACGGCAAAGGTCCTCTCTGCCCGCTTAAAGGAACTTGAGGAGGAAGGTCTCGTCGAGAGAAGAGTGGAGGCCCGATCATTCCCCGTGAAGACCGAGTACACGCTCACCGCAAGCGGGCTTGAGCTGGTCGGGGTGATCCGGGAGATCAAGCGATGGGCGCTCAGGTGGAAGATCGAGAACCGCGCGTGCGGGGCACAGGACTGCCGGGACTGTGTACTGTGA
- a CDS encoding DNA topoisomerase IV subunit A has protein sequence MSREEMDALAKERLMSIAREWYDQMRDGIVPFIRLPTRTKHNIAYDDESDVWKYGERESTRTATTEKGAIHLLKMAYVIWFLKSQLVENRSSTLRELYYISEGWKKAKFAAQDESNLLIEDLEIITEMQREAFHLRPEEDGASIFGPLRIRETTRRGVKELHCQEDVGEAGYPIPNNVDNLEFVDHDAKFVIAIETGGMYARLMENGFDEDYGAILVHLKGQPARSTRRVLRRLNESLNLPVVVFTDGDPWSYRIYASVAYGSIKSAHMSELLATPQAQFIGVQPSDIVDYNLPADHLSEKDINALKAELTDPRFATDYWRTQINLQLDIKLKSEQQAFASRGLDFVTKEYLPARLSDMGVI, from the coding sequence ATGTCTAGGGAAGAGATGGATGCACTTGCAAAAGAGCGGCTGATGAGTATCGCCCGCGAATGGTACGACCAGATGCGGGACGGCATCGTGCCGTTCATCCGGTTGCCGACGCGGACGAAGCATAATATCGCATACGACGACGAGAGCGATGTCTGGAAGTACGGCGAGCGGGAGAGCACCCGGACGGCAACGACCGAAAAAGGCGCGATCCACCTGCTGAAGATGGCTTACGTCATCTGGTTCCTGAAGAGTCAACTTGTAGAGAACCGATCGTCGACCTTGAGAGAACTGTATTACATCTCCGAGGGCTGGAAGAAAGCGAAGTTCGCCGCCCAGGACGAGAGCAACCTCCTCATCGAGGATCTCGAGATCATCACCGAGATGCAGCGGGAAGCGTTCCACCTCCGGCCGGAGGAGGACGGAGCCTCGATCTTCGGTCCCCTGCGGATCCGGGAGACCACCCGGAGAGGTGTCAAAGAACTTCACTGCCAGGAGGACGTCGGGGAGGCGGGCTATCCCATTCCAAATAACGTCGATAATCTCGAATTCGTCGATCACGATGCGAAGTTCGTCATTGCCATCGAGACCGGCGGTATGTACGCCCGTCTGATGGAGAACGGGTTCGATGAGGACTACGGGGCGATCCTGGTCCACCTCAAAGGGCAGCCGGCACGGTCCACGCGACGGGTTTTACGGAGACTCAACGAGTCGCTCAACCTCCCCGTCGTGGTCTTCACCGACGGCGATCCATGGTCCTACCGGATCTACGCGAGCGTCGCTTACGGCTCGATCAAGAGCGCCCACATGTCGGAACTTCTCGCGACCCCGCAGGCGCAGTTCATCGGGGTGCAGCCCTCCGATATCGTTGACTACAACCTCCCCGCCGACCACCTCTCCGAGAAGGATATCAATGCTCTGAAGGCTGAGCTGACCGATCCCAGGTTTGCGACCGATTACTGGCGTACCCAGATCAACCTGCAACTCGATATAAAACTGAAGTCAGAACAGCAGGCGTTTGCGAGCCGGGGGCTCGACTTCGTAACGAAAGAGTACCTGCCGGCGCGGCTCTCGGATATGGGCGTGATCTGA